In a genomic window of Magnolia sinica isolate HGM2019 chromosome 16, MsV1, whole genome shotgun sequence:
- the LOC131229847 gene encoding protein PYRICULARIA ORYZAE RESISTANCE 21-like, protein MGDKKSTLVLDVDLDCRLCNKKIRKVLCKFPEIQSQSFDEKQKKVTISGPFDPEKLIKKLYCKAGCKTIKGYVIPKPLPPKPPPPPAEPPKPPPPPPPPPSEPTKPPPPPSEPVAKAAPPQPEPQKPKPAPPCLPEFLAHGPVNIHIGPVGPPCCCRPCYEGHERDGICTRGGGHYDSSYRFFCEEEPMCKTM, encoded by the exons ATGGGAGATAAG AAATCGACGTTGGTGTTGGATGTTGACCTTGACTGCCGTCTCTGCAACAAGAAGATCAGAAAAGTTCTCTGCAAATTCCCtg AAATCCAGAGCCAGAGTTTTGACGAAAAGCAAAAGAAGGTGACCATATCTGGTCCGTTCGATCCGGAGAAGCTCATCAAGAAGCTCTATTGCAAGGCCGGATGCAAAACCATCAAAGGCTACGTGATCCCAAAACCACTACCACCTAAACCGCCCCCACCCCCAGCCGAGCCACCTAAACCGCCCCCgcccccacccccacccccatCCGAGCCAACTAAACCGCCCCCGCCCCCATCCGAGCCAGTGGCTAAAGCGGCACCACCCCAACCCGAGCCACAGAAACCGAAACCAGCTCCACCATGCTTACCCGAGTTCCTTGCACATGGACCGGTGAATATACATATTGGGCCGGTCGGACCGCCGTGCTGCTGTAGGCCGTGTTATGAAGGTCACGAAAGGGATGGAATTTGTACGAGGGGTGGGGGCCACTATGACAGTAGCTATCGTTTCTTCTGTGAAGAGGAACCAATGTGTAAGACCATGtaa